From the genome of Spodoptera frugiperda isolate SF20-4 chromosome 7, AGI-APGP_CSIRO_Sfru_2.0, whole genome shotgun sequence:
ATAAAAACATCGACGTACGGATTCGTATCCTTCGTACAAAACATTTGAAGGTTTTTTAAAGACTTCTTAACGACACGTGATCGGAATGAAGGGCTGGCTGTCAACGAGGTTTGATGTAGGTAAATTGTGTTCGTATCGGAGCCGTATCGGGCCCGGCGCGGACGTGAGACGGATCTGATACGGCACGGCTCCGGCTCCACAAATTATTGGAACTATTTTACTTTAGCTGTTTAGGAAGTTTGGTGGAACATTGCGAAGGGGTCGCAAGTTTCCAGATAGTTcactttgtttgttattattaattaagatttttgaTTGCAAAGGTTCGTGGGATATTTTGATAACTGGTCATGTTTACATTTTGGTATATAATCATTGTTTATCGTGTAACATAAGGTCAACAACCTGTGGTAGTCTACTGATGGACTATTGGCTTCATTAACATAAGCGGGTTTTCAATGATCTCGCCGCTTGGCACACGATTTAAAGAGCACATATTTGAAGGTTTAGATTTGTCTcggtattttttttgtgtttgttccTACGCCATCCACGAGAGGACTTGGGATAGTTATTTTACTCAGCACCCGCTCCAGAATGTACTCAATGAGGATAATAAGACATTTAAAGTTTgaactaataatttattaatactttcAATAATAACTTAACGCCAAAATTGGGACTGATAAATGGTATTAATGTATAACTTAGCTCTAATTAGTATCAACACCATGTTCAGACGTGTGGTGGCGTCTTACCTATGGAGGATATTGGGGAAGTCCGTCATTTCCCCCGCAGTAATGGGGGAATCCTCTTGAGAGTGCACGTGTGAGCCAACTGCATGTCTAGGGTAAATAGGTTAAGGAGGGAAGAGGGATATACTACTTTGTAATCTTAGAACAGTTTACAGATAGTAAATGGTATTAAATATTAGCGGTGAGGGTTAAATCACTACGGTATAAttaaattaggttttttttttaacatccTTATTGTTGCAACTTCTTGAACTTTAACTATGGTATAATAGTAGAAGTAAGAGTCAATCCCACTGTTGGATGGAATATAAAAAGATTGGCACgctataaatctttatttttacactTAATGTCTTACCGTTGAGTTACGCAAAGAAAATTCGTCGCGTAAGGGAGTAACGACAAAAAATTTATAGCCAAAaccttaaaatacaaaatatataatgtgtCACTCAAAACTTTATTACTGAAAGTGTAACAAAATTGTACTGCTATACACAAGTACCTCTGTTTTCTTCAACGCGtcctaaaacataaattaatagacCAATCAAGAGGTCACAGGGTCGCAGTGTGACGTCAGCAGTCCGGTAATTATGTGTAATGAGGCTGTCCGGTACATCCGCCCGGGTAATACGGTATTCCGGGCAAATCACCCGGGTTTTATTAGGTACATCCTTGCGAGCGATACTgtgtttttaagtgtttttttttggtaataatGTGTTTGTGTCATGAAAAGGAGCCTTGAATAAGGTATTGTGTAacgaaaagtaaaaaattaaaacctttttccAGTTTACATTAGTTGGTTACGATTTTCGTAGCATTGCTACGCGGCGTAGCGGCTACGAGATTTAGTGCTACGACTTTACCGTAGCACTACGTTGTGTCTCTAGTGATAATCGTAGATCATACAAATTATTCCCAAACCTAAGATTGTAGATATTTTACATATCTActacaatattgtaaaaatacaacaaaactgTGTTACGCTATACACAGTCGAAAAGTACTAAAATAGATACAGTTCTCAGTACACAGAGATAGCTGTAGCTGAAATATGACATAAacagaaatgtttatttacagaaTCGATCCTAATGTTACACACACATCCGTCTACGGGAAATATATCTTTTAAACCTCCGTATTATATAACACACACCTTTGTTTGACTTGTGTTAACTTGGGCAAACGTTGATACATTGCGCGTTTGAATCTCTTATTTAAAAACGAGTTGAGAAGTAAGACAGTAATGTatacaaaacaaagaaatatgtttGGAATATCATGATAAATATTCTATGGATGTATCCGCCGTGATTTTTACCACCGAATTTATTTACATGGGTAACTAAATTACCCCTATTGGGGGTAAAGAGAGTCGGGAGAATGGAGGCCGTATAGCATGCAAGTATGTTTGTCGGTGAGACGGTGGAgccaatatatttatatgtacgtACATTGTGCTCAAGTGACTTCATTACACGTTTTTATAGACATCTTACTATACAAATGGGGACGGGCCAATAGGACTGCGAACGGTTGCGATTTCTTTACGAGAAAAGGTAAAATTAACAATAGACTGAGttgcatatattttatgtaatcgcCTACATATGTATGTTAAGTGTAAGTTTCGTGTCTTACTTTTATGTTCCATGAGGATGCTGTTTTACTACAAACGTTTTTGTTGTATGTTTGCAATATTCTACAACTTTAtgaattcattgaaataaactaatttatgtATACTGCATTATTTCTCTCACAATTTGCTTTCGTTCTCTTATTTTCTCATTTTCTTGTGCTATCTAGTTCTGTGCAACGTAATTTAACCACAAAAGTGTTTAATTAAGCAACTTGTATTTAATGTTCACAGTTGTGAGTTGctgcaaattaattttgaagtATTTCTCTAGAACACAAATACTTTACATTGAGAGATTGTTTTACCACAAGCATACAAGTAACCAATAAACTTATGCGTTCTTTATCTAGTACGTAGCCGCTATCCAATGTGAAACAAGCCCTACGGCCCAATATTTTTGGTTCAAAATTcaataagtacatttttaaatagaccTAAAACAGCCTATTCTCAAAGCACTCGTCATAATGAAACAAATAAgcaataataattcaaaaagcGAGCGCTTCGGATAGAAGcgaatgtaaaattatttatacgaTACACGCGGAGTAAACACAAGTTGTTATCGTTCGTTAGTCTTACATTATCGAGACGCGGACTGTAATTGGTGGGTAGAATACACCCCCGGGTTTATATCGCACGATTATTGAATGAGTGACGTATTTGGTGAAGTTGTTTGGTTTCTAAtcatgttgtttgtttgtttagtttggttatgttttgtgttaaagtttAGAGTTGTTAGTGATTTAGTGAATAATGAAGTATTTTCATGAGTGTTAATGTTGTGATGAGACAATATTATAGGTTTTCTGAGTTTGTTTAAAGTTTCTGTGGATGTGaagtttttaagtaaatattttcatttttattttatttcagtaatttcctcgtcgtcgtcatcatcagtttaataactatacataaaattaaatctaagacTACGATGACTAAAGTGCATTAGCACTTTTAAGGTTTTATGGTACAGTTTGCTTTTTTCTAACTCTTGTTATCTTATTACCGTTACAACATACAAAAATCACATCAACTAAAATCACTATGAAAAATCGTGTCGTCCCCGTATCGTACGCAATAAAGTAGGCTTTCCACACGACTCCCTCTTTTACAGAACCTCGTTAAGACACATTCATGTTTGCCAACGTAACGGATATTTTACAATCATCCACTAACATCCACAACATCCACCATCCACCGCGGCACCGGTTGTCGTCAAtcgttacatttatttataataactttgtttgtttgtctatcaCTCCGCGGTTCGGATTACTCTTCATTGTTTCACGATTGTTTAGGCTTAGTACATACTGAGGAAGTGCTTGAAGAACCTGTATTTATTAGGAAATAGACAAAACtccatttaatttaatgattgaCTGAATTTGCTTATTGACATGTAAACAATAgttctttatttacttagtgTTCTGTTCATATtgttggaataaaaaaaatgcgaCCTGTTAATGGGTGCATAGATTCTCTtctgcaaaaataatatttataagattaTCACTTATGTATATAGGATCAGCTTTTATAcactttaagaaaaaaattaaataaattacaagagCTCCTTGAATGAGACGTCAAATAAACATAGTTTAGTTGTCACATAGTTTATACCCATTTTATTACACTCTCTGGAAGCGAAGTGTTTGTGTATAAACTGCCTTGGTGTAATAGGtggtataaattaaaaataatgttcggTTCATAGTTTGTGAGGCTCCGGTTTTATTGACACTCgatgtatatttatgtttatagcACCAGTAACTTGTGATTCCTGGTCCAAAAGTGGGGAATCCAGAGATTATCGGCCTATAAGGCCCTCAGGGAATTATTAGTTGAGGGATATGGGGGATAGGGTTAACCGAGGAGGGTCTATTTTCTTAACCCTCACACTGTGAGGTAGATTAATAAAGTGCGGTGTCAGATAGATTAAAATATGTAGCAGAGATGAGGTTGAACGTCAACTATAAGAGCtgtgttatgttttgttaacaGTTAATCGTAGATGTGTTATTATTCAATCCCCAAATTAAACAATTGACGCACTTAAAAACAATAGCGCCACTAATCTTAAGCGACACAGTTTCCGCTCAATTTCAGCTCTTACCCGACACCAACCTAGGTGGGTTTAAAACTCATTTCTTTACCACAATCCAAGGTAAAGAGACCCATACGTGTTTACGTTTCCTTCTTGGTACATGTGGGCTGGACAGGTCATGGTACGCTGGTCCTCGACATTCGGAAGGCGGATCACGTACGGGCATTCCGCTCTGATCTCACGTGCTTTCGAAATTGGCGAGTCGAACGGAAATGTTCGCGTAAGTCTGCCGTGTGTACGTCGCctaaaaattttatacaaattcttGGAACACTTTTTTTTCGTCGATGTTTTGAAACggaaagtttattattattgtgggTGGTTCACGGTAATTTGGACGTGTCTTCTGTCTTACTTACACTTTATTGAGACGAGAATATTTCTGGGAATACAGGTTTCAGAATATATCGTAAGTTAGTAAAGATAGCATATTATGTGTTGACTATTGACGTAAGAAAAATCCAACCTTTAGAGATAACCTAACTACTtactatttaaattacttttcctAGTTTTAGTTCTGCATATATCTAGCTTTTTTACTGCGTTATTCGCCTGATAGATGTTTCCCTGGCGCATATAATATCTTGTTATAAGAGTTAATATACTTACAATTACTGATCACAACAATCAGTCTCATTGTTCACACTACCCATGCAGCATTTATTCAACAACACCCATTCAGCACAGTCGGGTAAAAGTAAGCCTCTTTTTAAATCACGAGTAAGCCGTCCACGCTTCACAGCCGCTTTACAGATTTTTCAGCGGCTTAGGGATCGCGGGACGGCACTTTATcgttttaaaaaactttttattgaattaaaatttttatatcgCTTATACTGGTCACAAACCAATGTATATAGTTACATATATAGTGTctgtttgttattgaaaatgtatttaaagtcATACACAATAAAGTAGTATTTTCTGTGTAGTTTGAATAGGTTAATCAAGTGATAATGAATACCAGACGGTGCCATAGATACACGTGTACAAAAGTACACACTTTTATTATGTGGGTAACTTCTATGAGTGACACCTATTACGTCATGAACATGGGAGCTACATCAACAAACTGTAGGTATGCATTTTAGCAGAAGTAAAtgtattagttttagtttttaatttttgaataaacGCTTTTTCATTTAGCTTTCTAGGTATGTACCTAGTTCTTTAGGTTTCACAACacacttattaaaatattattattaaaatcatacTATTAAAGGCTTTGGTCGACTTGCAGTGTAGGTGTACCAAAATACGTAGCCACTGCCACATACAGAAAAGGCTTTTCATTTTAACCAATCaaagaactttatttattttccgatTTCCAACgaaatatcatcattatcatgtAGATCGGCGCAGCGTGGCGTGTCTTTTGTGTCGAGTCCGCCTCCCTGGCTGGTCACAGGAaagcatataaaattatttctccATTCACGTCCTTACCCCGTGCCCctagtattttaaatgtataattatttatttccgcACGGAACCCGGATCCAGGCACGGAACTCACCTACATAAGTTGTGGAGTCGCTGTGAATGGAATTATTATCTTAGTTGTAGTTAGTTTAAACTCTGTTTTTATGTTAGCCATATTCCAATTTAAGGTCAACGTTGTATTGTTGAAATTTTTTTcgaaacccagcaatactttgcccgacgcgggaattcaagtctagaccccttgcccggcagtcgtagTTGCAGAGGGCAACGAGCAAAGAGGCCCTATTATATcagacttataacataattttttttttttttttttttttttttggagggtAGTCAAAACGTACACATCTTAAATTAGTAGCTcccaagttttattttatttaaaaacattaatagtGTTAATTTCACTGTGCACATGCATTAAATCTTTGCACTATCCTTTGATGCACTCACTCATCTAAAAAATTCTTTTTCATTGTTTACTAAAACTATAATTTCAACATCACTTCTCAAATGGACCTATACACGAAATTGTCAAGCTGTATGGAGGAACTGAGTACCACTTTTACTTCCCGGATGGCTGCCTATGAGGAGGAGTTGAAGAGTGTGAACAGTAGTGAGGCTTCACATAAGAACATTGCAAGCCTCTCAAAGGACTACACCGAGTTCAAGGGCCTCATGTTGAAGACAATAAGTGCCCTTAAAATGCAGGTGGAACTGTTGTCACTGGGCCTAGATCGACACGAAATGGCTTCTCGCAGGCAGGTTCTCCTTCTTCATGGTCTTCCAGAAGAGAAGGATGAAGACTATACATCTCGGGCTCTTACAGTTGTAGCGGACAAGTTAAAGATGCCCAATGTCTCTTCTGCAGACATTGTGTCATGTCATCGTCTGGGAGCCGACACGAGCAAGCCACGTCCTCTTCTAATTAGATTCCAGAGCCACAGTCTACGCAGTGAAGTGTGGCGAAGCAAGACTCTGTTAAAGGGCTCTGGACTGGTTTTCTCGGAGTTCCTGACCAAGCCCCGACATGACGCTTTCCTGGCAGCCCGCAAGCATTTTGGGATGAAGCAGTGCTGGACATCTGAGGGCAAGATAGTGGTATTGCTACCAGACAAGTCGCGGCGGAAAATAGAATCTCCAGCTGAGCTACAACAACTAGCGAGACAGTTTCCGACATCTGTTACTTCTACTGGTGAGCCGACAGCGGGCGCACAGTCAAGTTCAACAGCCAACAAGTCTCCATCAGGCAAGAGACCGCGAAGGCAAGCAAAATAATcttctgtttt
Proteins encoded in this window:
- the LOC126910865 gene encoding uncharacterized protein LOC126910865 — its product is MDLYTKLSSCMEELSTTFTSRMAAYEEELKSVNSSEASHKNIASLSKDYTEFKGLMLKTISALKMQVELLSLGLDRHEMASRRQVLLLHGLPEEKDEDYTSRALTVVADKLKMPNVSSADIVSCHRLGADTSKPRPLLIRFQSHSLRSEVWRSKTLLKGSGLVFSEFLTKPRHDAFLAARKHFGMKQCWTSEGKIVVLLPDKSRRKIESPAELQQLARQFPTSVTSTGEPTAGAQSSSTANKSPSGKRPRRQAK